From the genome of Eriocheir sinensis breed Jianghai 21 chromosome 55, ASM2467909v1, whole genome shotgun sequence:
ACCAGTCATTCATGTGCAGGTATTGATGAAGCATAAAAATTTGAGGTGAGTCTAAGGTCATGTAAATGCAAAATTGGTTCATCTTGAGTGTGATGAAGGACTCCCATCATGCTAATAGTACTCAGCGTGTTGAGGGAAAGCCTGGAGTACTTGCTATTTAATTTCTCATCATTAGGTATTACATAAACTAATGAATCAACtcctattttatgtatttagaaAGGCTGCAAATAAGGGAGGTAAGAAAAAGCATCCCTTGAGGTGGTTTCTTATTACAGGAtattggttggtattgtcagatccTTCTGCCCCTCACctcaacgatttccaaaggccaaaaaggagatcagtcgggttctaacaAGTGATATTTTAGATTCATGTTATGGAAGAagagtcatactaccaccaggggcacaaAACTCCTATAAAAGttctgtcaaatatgtgtgctttgacgctgaaatgttttaaaatacggacCATTATCATCACTCACCTTATGCTGAACTCATGCCAACATgaggcaggcggtggctgagtgattggggaggcggtggctgagtggttagcgtgacggccccgcgttcaggagctccaggagggacgcgggttcgaatcctggccgccgcacagctgaggtttttcagtcactgccgagtggcctaagactacccacatgctggcctgaagaccacccattaacccaggctctagataacctctccaaagagaggctcaaagatgagttccggggggcagcataagccaacacaaggtggcgccactataaacacttgcctgcgccagaacgggctgggccgaccatcaggccccaccaggaagaagccttgggccgaccatcaggcctcaccgggaagaagcctacagacgcaataggccgcgacattaaaaaaaaaaataaataaataaataaaaaatgaacaaCCTTAAAGTCGACCCAGGGCACGATATCCACAGCTGTGCACTTaaacacctgtacacacacacacacacacacacacacacacacacacacatatgcatgaaCACCTGGAATGACATAGAAAATTATATAGTACAAGTCAAAACTGTTCTTAAATTTATAATTTGAACTTGATGAATGGAGTGTTGGGTCAGACCTTGCAAGTGTAGCCGGCTTTTGTATAtactagataaatacacacacacacttgtacacccacccacatacatTACTTATCAGAGGCACTAACCCCTTCAATACGGTGACGCCGACgttggcgtcaccgtatggaaagggttaatcctcttctaaacctcttaatccttttctaaacatcttaagaggaattggaagaggattaagaggtttagatgaaggattaatcctcttccatttcctctcaacCCTTTCTATACTGTGACGGCGACATATGCGTcacatatggaaagggttaacctgtccgctgcgattggcacatattttgccttcactggtatcctggtaacatatactcccaggtctttctctgcctctgtggtggatagtggagtgttgcccatgtggtattggtgtgctgaatatcccctcccaaggtgcaggactttacatttttcttcattgaattgtagcagccactttttgttccattcctgttgcttggtgaggtcttcttgtaggaaatctacagtcaaggggttaaagactGGCACCAAAGCTCACCTACAATCACTCCCTTCAGGATGGCAGCCACAAAGGTGATCATCGACACTGACCCCGGGACTGACGATGCACTGGCCCTCTTCATGGCCCTGGAGGCACACCGACGGGGGTGCGTGCAGGTCCTGGCCATTACCACCGTCCACGGCAACACCTCCATAGAGAATGCCAACAACAATGTCTTAAGAATCCTGCGCTTGACAGATTCGCTGGATGTAAGTGAATTATCGACCATTTATCAGCTTTTTggggttatttttgtgtattgggAATTGTTAGGTCAGTGTGGGTCTCTGTCCTTGGTGTGTTGGTACTATTTTTTCCTTCAAAACTTATATTTCCACTTTTCTGGTATAGTAGACATTCTATTTATCGTGTTTCTGTGTTTACAGATCCCCGTGTATAGTGGTGCAGCGCGTCCCTTGGTGCACCTGTATATCAGAGACGAGGAACCCTTCCATGGCCAGGATGGTTTCGGGGATGCTGACCTGCCCCCTCAGCCCCCGGCCGCCTCACTGCTGCAGCCCCAACATGCTGTCACGGCTCTTCTTGACCTGGCCTCGCGGCACTCAGGTGAAGTGGACCATTAGTGTGACGTATTAGTATCAAGAAACATCCATGAAAAGAAACTGCAGTGGTAGGGATATGAGAAGAAATGAGGACTATACATATATACTGGTGCGGAATAGTCACTTTGTAGCGTGTGATGTGTATACTTGCTGGTGAACATATAGGAagcaaagaaaacacaagaagtCTGAGTGCTTTCATGTATTACAACTTCAGATGTAGTACATGAAAGCACTCaggttttttgtgttttctttgcttCCTATATCGTCAGCAAATatgtacagtcgtccctcaaatagtacggtttcggttttatatggattgtcatggaagaatttttttaggatttttaaatttcccgctcgtcgcaccaagtagctaTGGCGTgaatggcaacactgttctaccaaaacacctgctgaaagcaccccaaagcgttcgagataggtgttcaccttgcagaagaattcagatttcggagaagttacattttgggatgagttacgttgcggtagggagagcataccacgtgaatgagagcagtgttcgctgtatctatcatagtgtaaaagaaattcttgccacagtaactgccagtgctccaagagtgctgcaagagtggagataaaggccgtccttttgctaagcctcgtcgttgctatggtaacggcatctcactcgcagcaaaatggcgtacacTGATCTTCCTGCCAGTGCATTTGAGAGAGGGAGTCGGGATGTCTCAGGCACCCAGACCACCCCTGGTGATGTTTAACATGAATTACTAcctgtcctggctgacgaactccttacaacagaagatgaaaaggaagctccaGTGGTTATGATGGTatagagaggtgaaatgcaatgcaaacacttatatgtgtttatttgggccgccatgtttgctgatgatgtcatcacagcacaaaggtgctccacctctcaaagccaggAGCCAGTGGACGTGCTGAGTTGCCAATCGTGCTGCCACGTCATacgtttgagagcactcgggacgttccgagagtcccgattccctctctcaaacgcagcccagggagTGTTTCTATGGAgagcactaattttatacagattttttaATAGTACGGAGGCCTGGGTCCCTAatccccgtactatttgagggacgactgtagtgGTATTGCCTTTTCTTTGGTAGCAGAGGACAGTGCACTGCAGAAAGAAAACTACAACATGctgctacataaaaaaaaaggaaaagataagaaaggcaTTAACCAAATTCCCAATGCCATGATACTCTATGATGTCTCACAGCCCAGCATCAGACAGAGAGGCTTCCCTAGTAAAAAGTTCTTATCCTAAAGATGTGCAGGATGTTTAGGTACTGTTATAACTTCACCATTTCACTGCTGCATGGTCTAATTTAGTGACGGGAACTGTGTAGAGGTATTGAACTTTCTTTGGTAGCAGGAGACATGGCAGGAAAGAAAAACCCAACATACTGGTACATAAAAGAGGGAATAAGATTAAATTCCCTATGCCTTGACACTATGAAGTCTGATCGTAAGGATGTGTAGCATGTGTTGGCACTGTTATAGCTCTATTACTCAGCTGCATGGTCTAGTTTAGTGATGGTATGTTCTTTTTCAGGTGAGGTTGTGTTGATGGGGCTGGGACCTCTGACGAACCTCGCTCTGGCCATGCGCCTCGACCCTGCCTTCACTTCACACTTGGCAGGACTCTACATCATGGGCGGCAACTCCAGTGGTACGGTATTAACAGTAGAGTACAGATTTCCTTTGCTTTATGATTGGGTTACATTCTCGGAAAAGCAGTCGTTGAGCAAAATGATCTTATCATGAACTTGAGATGTCAGATTGTGAAAAGAAATGatcttacttacttatttacttgcttacttattttcttacttacttacttgaGCTGTTTTAAGATTGTGCATCGAAATTGTTTTATGATAAATTTGAGGTTTCATTTAGGGATGTGTTCCTGGACTCATATATTCAGTGGGCCGtattcttaaccctttcaatatggtgacatagaagaggattaagaggaaatggaagaggattaaccctttccacACAGTGACGCCGACATCAGCGTCACCATACTGAAAGGGTTAAACATATCGGTGCCCCAGTTTGCCAGCTCGAAAAGCCTCCTAGAAATTGCTGTGGGCTTTTCATGGacagttttgtgatcctagtgatagttgtacaagacttctgcacctgtAACGGAAAAATCACCTGTGAAAATCTGGTTAATCTTCTccatggccttgggaaatagtcgcaaAGGAAGCCTGATACGTTTAAAACTATTGCCCAGTGACCTGAAAACCCTACTAACGTAATATTAACGATTTTCAGGACTGCACTGTATATCTAAATCACAGGAGAAGGATGTATAACATTTTAATATTTTCACAGGCGTCGGCAACATCACACCGTTTGCCGAGTTTAATTTCTACTGTGATACGGATGCAGCTTTCATCGTGCTGGAGGAGGCCGGCATACCCATCCGCCTCACGCCCTTTGAGATCTGCTTGAAGGACGGTGCAATCCCTTATGTAAGCCTTAATGCACTCCCATCAATATCATCTAACATCAGAGTTTCCCATAGGCTCATAAGAGGTTAGCTGGTCAATGGTACGCTTCCAACTATGTATTTCTGTCCATTGCCTTGCCCTCTCCTCTGTCCATCCTGCCAAagcctcttcattatcttcttattaaCGTCAGAATTTCACATAGGCTCATGGTCAATGATACACTACCAACTATGTATTTCTGTCtattccctcgccctctcccatGTCCAGTGCTGCCAACTcctcttcaacacactgcctccttgtcttctttcgcCTGCCTGATGGGTGGCTGTCTTAATGTACCCTGTTCACTGTAACTTTAAAAatcatcctctccctcattcccattAGGTTTAGACTTTCCAAGAGACCATCAAGTTGCCTCTGGACATAAGTTAGAAATATCTCTTGCCAAAACAAAGCCTGCTAAATTCCACTCctataaaactaaataaaattGTATGTACAGAATAGAGGTTGATTTCAGgtggagagttgtcttgatatACTGTATTGTGGTGTTAATTCTTCCCttagagctcctcctcctcttctttttctcctttattggGTTTGTaatggagaatatagtttggttgggGAGTTACAATGACACTCTTGGACTGCTGACCTagcttacttttttttactgtaatggaagtagctcaaggtcaaaaaacaaaaaagcctgctaagtTCTACTCCTATAAAAGTAAGTAGAATTGTTGAGtctagaagagaggtcaattttgaatAGAGATTTGTTTTGTTTGACATtctgtgttgtggtgttgatTCTTCCCTTAgagctcctcccttcttttcttctatattagTCTTATTATGGATAATATAGCATGGTTGGTGGCTTACAATGACACTGTGTTGAACTGTGGATCTGATCTGCTGTGTTGTGATGTTGATTCTTCCCTTAgagctcctccttccttctttttcttctatattggTCTTATTATGCATACTATAGCTTGGTTGGGAGCTTACAATGACACCGTGTTGAACTGTGGACCTGATCTGCCGTTTTGTTGTGTTGATGCTTCTCTACGAggcttcattccttccctcaccaGTGGCCTGACTTCCTCGACAGTCAGTGCGCCAGGAGCTGGGGCGGACCAAAACGGCTGCTGCAGACCTCATGAACAAGATTGAGGTCGGCATCTTGAAGCAGAAGGAGTATGCAAGCTGGGTGACCTGCGACCAGATGGCGATGGCTTGGTTCATTGACGAGGCCAAGAATAAGAGGCTGGAGGGtgaaggcagaaaggaaaacGGTTTGTTGTCTTTTCCTAGCCCAAGTATTTGTCTCGGTGATCAGTATAACATTTTGTGAGCCTTAGAATTGTTTTACCTTTTCATCGTTCAACAAAATTTCTTCACTATGCAGGATTAGGTTAGTGAACGTATGCATAATGctgtttgattttgattttttgctGTCATGAACGCAGGCAAAATCCATCCTTTTCTCAGCCCAAATATTTGTCTCATTGATCTGTATAACATTTTGCAGGCCTAAGAATTGTTACCTTTTCATCGTTCAACAAATTCCTCCTCTGATCAAGTTAATGCTAATGTTTGATGTACTCTCACAGGTCTTGAGGCTGCTGGCGGTTTTCTTGAGGAGCGAGGGAAGCCACTGGTCACCCTCACAAAGTCTTGCTACGCTACTGTGAACACCAAGGTAAGTACTGCGTCGAGTGGGTTTCGTTTCTGCCATTTTGACATAGGAAAGGAGAAACGTGCTGCCTGTAGCACTGGTAGGCTCTTTTGAGGGGCTCTtagcaggtgaattttatttatagtgtctgccgtgatatatgacttgcctggcccatgctgccccctgttGCTCCACTTGAGCtaagttgctgaagttagggttgatcgAAGATCTGGGCagtatgtgggtaatcttccaccactctgTGATGGGTTGAAAAATCAGCGTATttcagtgggactcgaacctatgtccacgggctcaccatgcCCACGTGCTGACCACTTGGCCACTGCCACATAACTAAATCATGAACTGGAAACTGGCTGTCCCTTTTGCACCAAATGCCTCATATCCTCTACAAACCATTTTTCTCATTTGGTGGTATCATTCTTCCCTCCAGTTATGACCTCCtattcaccttttcctccccacccccagaGCGAGTTGACGGATGGCCGGATGATGCTGGCTCCAGAGAGGGGGCAGATGGTAGTGGATCATGAGGACAGACTCGGCCTCAAACATAACGTGGTCCTGTTGGAGGGGGTGGACACTTCCGTCTATATGAAGTACCTAAAAATGGCCTTTGGAGCCGACGTCTGAAGCTAAGAAGTATTGGGAGGTGAGAGTCATATTATATCAaactccttccccatt
Proteins encoded in this window:
- the LOC126983922 gene encoding uncharacterized protein LOC126983922 isoform X3: MKHKNLRMAATKVIIDTDPGTDDALALFMALEAHRRGCVQVLAITTVHGNTSIENANNNVLRILRLTDSLDIPVYSGAARPLVHLYIRDEEPFHGQDGFGDADLPPQPPAASLLQPQHAVTALLDLASRHSGEVVLMGLGPLTNLALAMRLDPAFTSHLAGLYIMGGNSSGVGNITPFAEFNFYCDTDAAFIVLEEAGIPIRLTPFEICLKDGAIPYSVRQELGRTKTAAADLMNKIEVGILKQKEYASWVTCDQMAMAWFIDEAKNKRLEGEGRKENGLEAAGGFLEERGKPLVTLTKSCYATVNTKSELTDGRMMLAPERGQMVVDHEDRLGLKHNVVLLEGVDTSVYMKYLKMAFGADV
- the LOC126983922 gene encoding non-specific ribonucleoside hydrolase RihC-like isoform X1; the encoded protein is MNLLRHSKSYNFLYGFMTLIPHKPRRICHNHLNSKHDFSVCKMKALGDKVSFSGWALPPARQPCRMAATKVIIDTDPGTDDALALFMALEAHRRGCVQVLAITTVHGNTSIENANNNVLRILRLTDSLDIPVYSGAARPLVHLYIRDEEPFHGQDGFGDADLPPQPPAASLLQPQHAVTALLDLASRHSGEVVLMGLGPLTNLALAMRLDPAFTSHLAGLYIMGGNSSGVGNITPFAEFNFYCDTDAAFIVLEEAGIPIRLTPFEICLKDGAIPYSVRQELGRTKTAAADLMNKIEVGILKQKEYASWVTCDQMAMAWFIDEAKNKRLEGEGRKENGLEAAGGFLEERGKPLVTLTKSCYATVNTKSELTDGRMMLAPERGQMVVDHEDRLGLKHNVVLLEGVDTSVYMKYLKMAFGADV
- the LOC126983922 gene encoding uncharacterized protein LOC126983922 isoform X4; translated protein: MNLLRMAATKVIIDTDPGTDDALALFMALEAHRRGCVQVLAITTVHGNTSIENANNNVLRILRLTDSLDIPVYSGAARPLVHLYIRDEEPFHGQDGFGDADLPPQPPAASLLQPQHAVTALLDLASRHSGEVVLMGLGPLTNLALAMRLDPAFTSHLAGLYIMGGNSSGVGNITPFAEFNFYCDTDAAFIVLEEAGIPIRLTPFEICLKDGAIPYSVRQELGRTKTAAADLMNKIEVGILKQKEYASWVTCDQMAMAWFIDEAKNKRLEGEGRKENGLEAAGGFLEERGKPLVTLTKSCYATVNTKSELTDGRMMLAPERGQMVVDHEDRLGLKHNVVLLEGVDTSVYMKYLKMAFGADV
- the LOC126983922 gene encoding uncharacterized protein LOC126983922 isoform X2; protein product: MWYWYAGYPLPRMAATKVIIDTDPGTDDALALFMALEAHRRGCVQVLAITTVHGNTSIENANNNVLRILRLTDSLDIPVYSGAARPLVHLYIRDEEPFHGQDGFGDADLPPQPPAASLLQPQHAVTALLDLASRHSGEVVLMGLGPLTNLALAMRLDPAFTSHLAGLYIMGGNSSGVGNITPFAEFNFYCDTDAAFIVLEEAGIPIRLTPFEICLKDGAIPYSVRQELGRTKTAAADLMNKIEVGILKQKEYASWVTCDQMAMAWFIDEAKNKRLEGEGRKENGLEAAGGFLEERGKPLVTLTKSCYATVNTKSELTDGRMMLAPERGQMVVDHEDRLGLKHNVVLLEGVDTSVYMKYLKMAFGADV